Proteins encoded by one window of Pseudonocardia alni:
- a CDS encoding SDR family NAD(P)-dependent oxidoreductase, with translation MVSASLTPQRSPITGPSCTRRRPPSAPRTARSSSRPGVGGPDPRTAPSWSAAVAEAEHRFGRLTVLVNNAGVQNPPAPIETTEASTWRRVLDIDLTGAFFGIKAVTPALRRAGGGSITNIGSVMGAGGTAHYAPYVAAKWALRGLTRTAALELGRDGIRVNVVHPGVIATPFITEPAAGAAAPIADFYSPDPFAVPRLGEPADISALVLFLASPAASFVTGSEYVSDGGLLLGPALR, from the coding sequence GTGGTCTCGGCGTCGCTCACGCCCCAGCGGTCACCGATCACGGGTCCATCGTGCACCCGACGCCGTCCGCCGTCCGCGCCACGAACCGCGCGGTCGTCGTCACGACCCGGGGTCGGTGGCCCGGACCCGCGTACCGCGCCGTCGTGGAGCGCGGCCGTCGCCGAGGCCGAGCACCGGTTCGGCCGGCTGACCGTCCTGGTCAACAACGCCGGCGTCCAGAACCCGCCCGCACCGATCGAGACGACCGAGGCGTCCACGTGGCGGCGTGTGCTCGACATCGATCTGACCGGTGCGTTCTTCGGCATCAAGGCGGTGACGCCGGCCCTGCGCCGTGCGGGCGGCGGGTCCATCACCAACATCGGTTCCGTCATGGGGGCCGGGGGGACCGCCCACTACGCGCCGTACGTCGCCGCCAAGTGGGCGCTGCGCGGCCTGACCAGGACCGCGGCGCTCGAGCTGGGCCGCGACGGGATCCGGGTCAACGTCGTCCACCCGGGGGTCATCGCGACGCCGTTCATCACCGAGCCCGCCGCCGGAGCCGCCGCCCCCATCGCCGACTTCTACTCGCCCGACCCCTTCGCGGTGCCGCGGCTGGGGGAACCGGCGGACATCTCGGCGCTGGTGCTGTTCCTCGCCTCCCCGGCGGCGTCCTTCGTGACGGGCTCGGAGTACGTGAGCGACGGCGGCCTGCTGCTCGGCCCGGCCCTCCGGTGA
- a CDS encoding cold-shock protein: protein MTNGTVKWFNAEKGFGFIAPEDGGADVFVHYSAIEGSGFKELQENQAVSYEVTQGAKGPQASSVSPR, encoded by the coding sequence ATGACCAACGGCACCGTGAAGTGGTTCAACGCCGAGAAGGGCTTCGGCTTCATCGCCCCCGAGGACGGCGGCGCCGACGTGTTCGTCCACTACTCGGCCATCGAGGGTTCGGGCTTCAAGGAGCTCCAGGAGAACCAGGCCGTGTCCTACGAGGTCACCCAGGGCGCCAAGGGCCCGCAGGCCTCCTCGGTGTCCCCCCGCTGA
- a CDS encoding GNAT family N-acetyltransferase: protein MPLVVGPATSFDDLATLLGPKRDPDASVCWCLSHRLPAATHRALTGRARGEYVRELTTRAVAPGVVAHDDGEPVGWAAVAPRSELPFARSRTIPHVDDLPVWSVWCFRVRAGHRGRGVARALLAAAVAYARDQGAPAVEGYPVDNRGARVDLTMAYVGTRALFEAGGFTVAAATTGVSGGFPRVVMRRALTG from the coding sequence GTGCCCCTCGTCGTCGGTCCGGCCACCTCGTTCGACGACCTCGCGACCCTGCTGGGCCCGAAGCGCGACCCCGACGCGTCGGTCTGCTGGTGTCTCTCGCACCGCCTGCCCGCGGCGACGCACCGCGCCCTGACCGGCCGGGCCCGGGGCGAGTACGTGCGGGAGCTGACGACCCGCGCGGTCGCACCCGGCGTCGTCGCCCACGACGACGGCGAACCGGTCGGCTGGGCCGCCGTCGCCCCACGCTCCGAGCTGCCGTTCGCCCGCTCCCGCACCATCCCGCACGTCGACGACCTCCCGGTCTGGTCGGTGTGGTGCTTCCGGGTCCGCGCCGGGCACCGGGGCCGTGGCGTCGCGCGTGCCCTGCTCGCCGCAGCCGTCGCGTACGCCCGGGACCAGGGGGCGCCGGCCGTCGAGGGCTACCCGGTGGACAACCGGGGCGCCCGGGTCGACCTGACGATGGCCTACGTCGGCACCCGCGCGTTGTTCGAGGCGGGCGGGTTCACGGTCGCCGCGGCGACCACCGGGGTGTCCGGCGGGTTCCCGCGGGTGGTCATGCGCCGCGCGCTGACCGGCTGA
- the mptB gene encoding polyprenol phosphomannose-dependent alpha 1,6 mannosyltransferase MptB — translation MGERRRPVAAPTALGAAGAVLLTAGAWAVVLRPGSTVALGAAVAGTGLVVVAWVLLVRAPVLPVQAVRALLAWATPLLVAPPLFSRDVYSYLAQGMVALGGADPHRTGPAAGLPAGSPVLARVDGYWRETPSPYGPVTDLWQKAVAAVAGDGVVAGVAAYRLLAVVAVVGIGWAVLRLARAHGIPPGTALAWGVANPLVLWHVVGGMHNDGPMLALLLVGLAVGLRGPWAALAAGAVLVVLGALVKAPAAVGLVVLAVAAARSAPGGTRRWGAVVLVAGVAAAVAVAVSAVDAGGGSWLGAVSAPGQLFSWMAPTNWAAAVAGVLGADPATALTATRTAGTVLAALLAAGVLVAQARGRTGATTALGLLLGAVVVLGPVLHPWYLLWALTPLACVPLPRRPRAALTGVVALFAVLVPPLAGDFSGRPMQLVAAYAGGLLVVAVVGAVTAGTRARARAAAGSC, via the coding sequence GTGGGGGAGCGACGCCGCCCGGTCGCGGCACCGACCGCGCTCGGCGCCGCCGGGGCGGTGCTGCTGACCGCCGGCGCCTGGGCGGTGGTGCTCCGCCCCGGGTCGACGGTGGCGCTCGGCGCCGCGGTGGCCGGGACGGGGCTGGTCGTCGTGGCCTGGGTGCTGCTGGTGCGCGCTCCGGTGCTCCCGGTGCAGGCGGTGCGGGCGCTGCTCGCCTGGGCCACGCCACTGCTCGTCGCACCGCCGCTGTTCTCCCGCGACGTGTACAGCTACCTCGCCCAGGGGATGGTCGCGCTCGGCGGCGCCGACCCGCACCGGACCGGCCCGGCGGCCGGGCTGCCCGCCGGGTCGCCGGTCCTCGCGCGGGTCGACGGCTACTGGAGGGAGACGCCGTCGCCGTACGGGCCGGTGACCGACCTGTGGCAGAAGGCGGTCGCCGCCGTCGCCGGGGACGGGGTGGTCGCCGGGGTGGCGGCATACCGGCTGCTCGCCGTCGTCGCGGTGGTGGGGATCGGGTGGGCGGTGCTGCGCCTGGCCCGTGCCCACGGGATCCCACCGGGGACGGCGCTGGCGTGGGGGGTCGCGAACCCGCTGGTGCTCTGGCACGTCGTCGGCGGGATGCACAACGACGGCCCGATGCTCGCGCTGCTGCTCGTGGGCCTCGCCGTCGGCCTGCGCGGGCCGTGGGCGGCGCTCGCCGCGGGCGCCGTGCTCGTCGTGCTGGGGGCGTTGGTGAAGGCCCCCGCGGCGGTCGGGCTCGTGGTCCTGGCGGTCGCCGCGGCCCGGTCCGCGCCCGGCGGTACCCGCCGGTGGGGGGCGGTCGTACTGGTCGCGGGGGTGGCCGCGGCGGTCGCGGTCGCGGTGTCGGCCGTCGACGCCGGCGGGGGGAGCTGGCTCGGCGCGGTCTCCGCGCCCGGGCAGCTGTTCAGCTGGATGGCGCCCACCAACTGGGCCGCGGCGGTCGCGGGCGTGCTCGGCGCCGATCCGGCCACGGCACTGACGGCGACGCGGACCGCCGGGACGGTGCTCGCCGCGCTCCTCGCCGCCGGGGTGCTCGTCGCGCAGGCCCGCGGCCGGACCGGTGCGACGACGGCGCTCGGCCTGCTGCTCGGCGCCGTCGTCGTGCTCGGGCCGGTGCTGCACCCGTGGTACCTGCTGTGGGCCCTGACCCCGCTGGCCTGCGTGCCGCTCCCGCGGCGGCCACGGGCGGCGCTGACGGGCGTCGTGGCGCTGTTCGCGGTGCTGGTGCCGCCGCTCGCGGGGGACTTCTCCGGGCGGCCGATGCAGCTCGTCGCCGCCTACGCGGGCGGGCTGCTCGTCGTCGCGGTGGTGGGGGCGGTGACCGCCGGGACCCGCGCGCGGGCCCGCGCCGCGGCCGGATCATGCTGA
- a CDS encoding polyketide cyclase, which produces MIGDRWGVSDAETTRPYPCDELVRAPTLQAWRGVSVAAPAAVVWPWVAQIRLAPYSYDWVDNLGRRSPQELVGLPEPQVGDAFTATGGRRLGRILSVDPGVQLTGSVLGAVMSYVLAPLGADTTRLLLKVVMGGTRALAPLVSVGDLVMARRQLLNLGRLAERHSRPRGR; this is translated from the coding sequence GTGATCGGTGACCGCTGGGGCGTGAGCGACGCCGAGACCACCCGCCCCTACCCGTGCGACGAGCTCGTCCGGGCCCCCACGCTGCAGGCGTGGCGGGGCGTCTCCGTCGCCGCGCCGGCCGCCGTCGTCTGGCCGTGGGTCGCCCAGATCCGGCTCGCCCCGTACTCCTACGACTGGGTCGACAACCTCGGACGCCGATCCCCGCAGGAGCTCGTGGGGCTCCCGGAACCGCAGGTCGGGGACGCCTTCACCGCGACCGGCGGACGGCGGCTCGGCCGGATCCTCTCGGTCGACCCCGGCGTGCAGCTCACCGGCAGCGTCCTGGGTGCCGTCATGTCCTACGTCCTCGCGCCGCTGGGGGCGGACACGACCCGCCTGCTGCTCAAGGTCGTCATGGGCGGCACCCGCGCACTCGCACCGCTGGTGTCGGTCGGCGACCTCGTGATGGCCCGGCGACAGCTGCTGAACCTGGGACGGCTCGCCGAGCGCCACAGCCGGCCACGGGGTCGTTGA
- a CDS encoding phosphotransferase — MPLSARQAALLESRLPGHEVVADHGWGLVGTTVLQVRHDGADLIVKAGDDADTHIARELRAHREWLAPLVARGRAPELRHADADAKLLVTRYLPGALVQDTPAEHEPSTYRGAGELLALLHDRPAVVDEGYGARLRDTVLTRLGRPHRIAPGLLTRLRAEVAGWPTPAARLVPTHGDWHPRNWLVHDGVVAVIDLGRAALRPAPTDLVRLAARQFRWDPALETAHHDGYGGDPREPGPWRREWIAEAVGTATWALEVGDEPFEAHGHRMLAEAFPD, encoded by the coding sequence GTGCCGCTGTCCGCCCGCCAGGCCGCACTGCTCGAGAGCCGGCTGCCCGGGCACGAGGTCGTCGCCGACCACGGCTGGGGTCTGGTCGGGACCACCGTGCTGCAGGTCCGTCACGACGGCGCCGACCTCATCGTGAAGGCCGGCGACGACGCCGACACCCACATCGCCCGCGAGCTGCGCGCCCACCGCGAGTGGCTGGCCCCGCTCGTCGCCCGCGGCCGCGCACCGGAGCTCCGCCACGCCGACGCCGACGCGAAGCTGCTGGTCACCCGCTACCTGCCCGGGGCCCTGGTGCAGGACACGCCCGCCGAGCACGAGCCCTCGACCTACCGCGGGGCCGGGGAGCTGCTGGCGCTGCTGCACGACCGGCCCGCCGTCGTCGACGAGGGGTACGGCGCCCGGCTGCGCGACACCGTGCTGACCAGGCTCGGGCGTCCGCACCGCATCGCACCCGGACTGCTCACGCGGCTCCGGGCGGAGGTGGCCGGCTGGCCGACCCCGGCGGCCCGGCTCGTCCCCACCCACGGTGACTGGCACCCGCGCAACTGGCTGGTGCACGACGGGGTCGTCGCCGTGATCGACCTGGGCCGGGCGGCGCTGCGCCCGGCGCCCACCGACCTGGTGCGTCTCGCCGCCCGCCAGTTCCGGTGGGACCCGGCGCTGGAGACCGCCCACCACGACGGCTACGGCGGCGACCCGCGCGAGCCCGGCCCGTGGCGCCGGGAGTGGATAGCCGAGGCCGTCGGCACCGCGACCTGGGCCCTGGAGGTCGGCGACGAGCCGTTCGAGGCCCACGGACACCGGATGCTCGCCGAGGCGTTCCCCGACTAG
- a CDS encoding DUF4345 family protein — MIVVIVVVGIFFLLMGGYALAAPAALVRPFGLVADGPESRSEVRAVYGGFGLGIAAVLGLALAVPGLRIGVVLTVAFALGGMAVGRVLSRMVDRPTAFYPIWFYGLVEAVAAGALVVVAAT, encoded by the coding sequence ATGATCGTGGTCATCGTCGTGGTCGGCATCTTCTTCCTGCTCATGGGCGGGTACGCGCTGGCCGCGCCGGCCGCGCTGGTCCGGCCGTTCGGGCTGGTGGCCGACGGCCCGGAGAGCAGGTCGGAGGTGCGCGCCGTCTACGGCGGGTTCGGCCTGGGGATCGCGGCCGTGCTCGGGCTGGCCCTCGCCGTCCCCGGGCTCCGCATCGGTGTGGTGCTCACCGTCGCCTTCGCGCTCGGCGGGATGGCCGTCGGGCGCGTGCTGTCCCGGATGGTCGACCGGCCCACCGCGTTCTACCCGATCTGGTTCTACGGCCTGGTCGAGGCGGTCGCGGCCGGTGCGCTGGTCGTCGTCGCCGCGACCTGA
- a CDS encoding helix-turn-helix domain-containing protein: MLGLDAHRGAVACLAVGVDDDLTVRVDGAPDRTARTLLVPAGLRHRITGGAHRAAFVFLEPGRGPAGIVTGHPAEPDLVACAVGGDGPGLRRILVDSGTAPDARAEPDARIARAIAALHRPGGPDLPTGDLAAAAGLSPGHFARLFTRQTGAGLRAYRRWARMQIVAGVVRDGGDLTRAAADAGFATPSHLGLAFRRMFGLPPGRLFRSGLDIRVVPGQVAATTTSAPAATASTRP, encoded by the coding sequence ATGCTCGGACTCGACGCACACCGGGGTGCGGTGGCGTGCCTCGCGGTCGGTGTCGACGACGACCTGACCGTGCGCGTCGACGGCGCGCCGGACCGCACGGCGCGGACCCTGCTGGTCCCGGCCGGACTGCGCCACCGCATCACCGGCGGCGCGCACCGGGCGGCCTTCGTGTTCCTCGAGCCCGGTCGCGGGCCCGCCGGGATCGTGACCGGGCACCCGGCCGAGCCCGACCTCGTCGCCTGCGCGGTCGGCGGCGACGGGCCGGGGCTGCGGCGGATCCTGGTCGACAGCGGTACGGCGCCGGACGCCCGCGCCGAGCCCGACGCCCGCATCGCGCGGGCGATCGCGGCCCTGCACCGGCCCGGCGGCCCGGACCTGCCGACCGGTGACCTCGCGGCGGCGGCCGGGCTGTCACCGGGCCACTTCGCGCGCCTGTTCACCCGGCAGACGGGGGCAGGCCTGCGGGCCTACCGCAGGTGGGCGCGGATGCAGATCGTCGCGGGCGTCGTGCGCGACGGCGGGGACCTCACCCGGGCCGCGGCCGACGCCGGTTTCGCGACGCCGTCGCACCTCGGGCTGGCGTTCCGCCGGATGTTCGGCCTTCCGCCCGGGCGGCTCTTCCGGTCGGGGCTCGACATCCGGGTCGTGCCCGGTCAGGTCGCGGCGACGACGACCAGCGCACCGGCCGCGACCGCCTCGACCAGGCCGTAG
- a CDS encoding metallophosphoesterase produces MSIAGTLARTAAGAALLGASGIGYAAGIERRHWTLRRVELPVLDEGARPLRILHLSDFHLTPGQRSKIRWIAALDELDPHLVIDTGDNLAHPDAVPGVLTALGRLLERPGAFVFGSNDYYGPTPKNPARYLRRGDTKRVHGADLPWTDLRAAFREHGWVDATHARHVLEVDGRTVRIAGVDDPHLNLDRYPRIAGHDADADLRIGLTHSPEPRVLDGFAADGYDLVLAGHTHGGQLRVPGYGALVTNCGIDRSRARGASRWGSRMRLHVSAGLGTSPYAPVRFACPPEASLLTLVPRATGPDARTGTPAQASEGIG; encoded by the coding sequence GTGAGTATCGCCGGGACCCTCGCCCGTACCGCCGCCGGCGCCGCCCTGCTCGGAGCGTCGGGCATCGGGTACGCGGCGGGGATCGAGCGGCGGCACTGGACGTTGCGCCGGGTCGAGCTGCCCGTCCTCGACGAGGGTGCGCGGCCGCTGCGGATCCTGCACCTGTCGGACTTCCACCTCACGCCGGGCCAGCGCAGCAAGATCCGGTGGATCGCGGCGCTGGACGAGCTCGACCCGCACCTGGTGATCGACACCGGGGACAACCTGGCGCACCCCGACGCGGTCCCGGGCGTGCTTACCGCGCTGGGGAGGCTGCTGGAGCGGCCGGGCGCGTTCGTGTTCGGCAGCAACGACTACTACGGCCCCACCCCGAAGAACCCGGCCCGCTACCTGCGCCGCGGGGACACGAAGCGGGTGCACGGGGCGGACCTGCCCTGGACCGACCTGCGCGCCGCGTTCCGCGAGCACGGCTGGGTCGACGCCACCCACGCCCGGCACGTGCTCGAGGTCGACGGCCGGACGGTCCGGATCGCGGGCGTCGACGACCCGCACCTGAACCTGGACCGCTACCCGCGCATCGCCGGCCACGACGCCGACGCCGACCTGCGCATCGGACTGACCCACTCCCCCGAGCCGCGGGTCCTCGACGGCTTCGCCGCCGACGGCTACGACCTCGTCCTCGCCGGGCACACCCACGGCGGTCAGCTGCGGGTGCCCGGCTACGGCGCACTCGTCACCAACTGCGGGATCGACCGGTCCCGGGCCCGCGGGGCGAGCCGCTGGGGCAGCCGGATGCGGCTGCACGTGTCGGCCGGGCTGGGCACCTCGCCGTACGCACCGGTGCGCTTCGCGTGCCCGCCGGAGGCCTCGCTGCTGACCCTCGTCCCCCGCGCGACCGGCCCCGATGCGCGGACGGGAACCCCCGCGCAGGCCTCGGAGGGCATCGGGTAG
- a CDS encoding GatB/YqeY domain-containing protein, giving the protein MSTLKEQLRADLTIAMKARDELVRTTLRSVLTSIGNAEVAGDTARELSDDEVRAVITKETKRRAESAQAFADGGRPESAERERAEGEVLARYLPTQLDDDEVAALATAAVAEVESETGEKPGMKQMGQVMKKANAAAAGRAEGGRVAAAVKKALAAG; this is encoded by the coding sequence GTGAGCACCCTCAAGGAGCAGCTGCGGGCCGACCTGACCATCGCGATGAAGGCCAGGGACGAGCTGGTGCGGACGACCCTGCGATCCGTCCTGACCTCCATCGGCAACGCCGAGGTGGCCGGTGACACCGCCCGGGAGCTCTCCGACGACGAGGTCCGCGCGGTCATCACCAAGGAGACCAAGCGGCGCGCCGAGTCCGCCCAGGCCTTCGCCGACGGCGGCCGCCCCGAGTCCGCCGAGCGTGAGCGCGCCGAGGGCGAGGTCCTCGCCCGGTACCTGCCGACCCAGCTCGACGACGACGAGGTGGCCGCCCTGGCGACCGCTGCCGTCGCCGAGGTGGAGTCCGAGACCGGGGAGAAGCCCGGCATGAAGCAGATGGGCCAGGTCATGAAGAAGGCGAACGCCGCCGCGGCGGGCCGCGCCGAGGGCGGCCGCGTCGCCGCCGCCGTGAAGAAGGCCCTCGCCGCGGGCTGA
- the lnt gene encoding apolipoprotein N-acyltransferase has translation MVKALALRIAAVVVGGVLLHLAFPPRTVWWTAIVAFALLWWALSGVRVRRAALLGAVFGFAFYLAHLMWIQDFLGRDYGPFPWVGLSLVMAGFPALGGALVALAARLPAAPVWGALAFAAQEWLQSRFPLNGFPWGRVAFGQVEGPFLPLAAIGGAPLVSVAVVAAGFCVAAFLQRPRRVVGLVPVVAVVLVLLAVPTPPVDAQDGTRTVAVVQGNAPDIGLGLFDAGRTLRANSLAETSVLIDRVRSGAVGRPDLVVWPESSLSTDGVDPAVDRVVDALGVPFLVGTNYRAGATDTENAVAVWNPGTGVGERYAKQELVPFGERIPLRAVTQYLTPFVALADFTPGTAPAVLPVAGTRMATAICYETAYDHVLRDGVADGGSLLVIPTNNAWYGRGEMTWQHLAMSRLRAVEHGRAAVVAALSGASAVIRPDGSVVAETGLYTADTLVEQVPLRTDLTFATRWGAWFEHGLALAGLLAAAAGFGWRRRRAGVR, from the coding sequence GTGGTGAAGGCACTCGCGCTGCGGATCGCAGCGGTCGTCGTCGGCGGGGTGCTGCTGCACCTGGCGTTCCCGCCGCGCACCGTGTGGTGGACCGCGATCGTGGCGTTCGCGCTGCTCTGGTGGGCCCTGTCCGGGGTCCGGGTGCGCCGCGCCGCGCTGCTCGGTGCGGTGTTCGGGTTCGCCTTCTACCTGGCGCACCTGATGTGGATCCAGGACTTCCTCGGCCGCGACTACGGCCCGTTCCCGTGGGTGGGGCTGTCGCTGGTGATGGCGGGGTTCCCGGCGCTCGGCGGTGCGCTCGTCGCCCTCGCCGCCCGGCTGCCCGCCGCGCCGGTGTGGGGTGCGCTCGCCTTCGCCGCGCAGGAGTGGCTGCAGAGCCGGTTCCCGCTCAACGGCTTCCCCTGGGGCCGGGTCGCGTTCGGGCAGGTCGAGGGGCCGTTCCTACCGCTCGCCGCGATCGGTGGGGCCCCGCTGGTGTCGGTCGCGGTGGTCGCGGCCGGGTTCTGCGTGGCGGCGTTCCTGCAGCGTCCCCGCCGGGTCGTCGGCCTCGTCCCGGTCGTGGCGGTCGTGCTTGTGCTGCTCGCGGTGCCGACCCCGCCCGTCGACGCGCAGGACGGCACCCGCACCGTCGCGGTCGTGCAGGGCAACGCCCCCGACATCGGGCTCGGCCTGTTCGACGCCGGTCGGACCCTGCGCGCGAACAGCCTCGCCGAGACCTCCGTGCTGATCGACCGCGTCCGGTCCGGCGCGGTCGGTCGGCCCGACCTCGTCGTGTGGCCGGAGAGCTCGCTGTCGACCGACGGCGTCGACCCGGCGGTCGACCGGGTCGTCGACGCGCTCGGCGTGCCGTTCCTGGTCGGCACCAACTACAGGGCGGGCGCGACCGACACCGAGAACGCGGTGGCCGTCTGGAACCCGGGGACCGGGGTGGGGGAGCGCTACGCCAAGCAGGAGCTCGTGCCGTTCGGCGAGCGCATCCCGCTGCGGGCGGTCACGCAGTACCTGACCCCGTTCGTCGCGCTGGCCGACTTCACCCCCGGTACGGCGCCCGCGGTACTGCCCGTCGCGGGCACCCGGATGGCGACGGCGATCTGCTACGAGACCGCCTACGACCACGTGCTGCGCGACGGCGTCGCCGACGGCGGTTCGCTGCTGGTCATCCCGACGAACAACGCCTGGTACGGGCGGGGCGAGATGACCTGGCAGCACCTCGCGATGTCGCGGCTGCGGGCCGTCGAGCACGGGCGGGCTGCGGTCGTCGCGGCGCTGTCCGGGGCGAGTGCGGTGATCCGGCCCGACGGCTCCGTCGTCGCCGAGACCGGGCTGTACACCGCGGACACCCTGGTCGAACAGGTGCCGCTGCGCACCGACCTGACGTTCGCGACCCGCTGGGGGGCGTGGTTCGAGCACGGTCTGGCGCTCGCCGGGCTGCTCGCGGCGGCCGCCGGCTTCGGGTGGCGACGCCGGCGGGCGGGCGTCCGGTGA